Below is a window of Brachyspira hampsonii DNA.
AAATAGGACTTTCTCCTTTTGGTTTGGTTATGGCACCCTCTTTGATAGTAATATTTAATAATTGGCAGTGTATAAAGTACGGAGGATATACAGCAGCTTCTGCATATTCGGTAATAAACTATATATACGGATCTGTTATATATTTGTTTGAAGGTATTGCAGAGGGCTGTCAGCCTATGATAAGCTATTTTAAAGGTGCTCAAAGAAACGATCTTATGAAAAAAGTATTTAAAAAAGGAGTATTATTTGCTTTGATACTTGCTTCAATTATTTTAAGTGTAATTTTAATATTTAAAAATGATTTTGGTATTTTATTCGGTGCTTCTATAGATACTAATGATATTATAAGCAGAGGATTAATTTTAATATCTGTTTCATTTATACTTCAGCCTATAGTAAGATTAGGAACAGCTTATTTTTATTCTTCAGGTGAAAGCAGATATTCGGCACTTTTGACTTATATAGACCCTTTATTTGTAAGCCCTTTATGTATATTAGTACTTCCGTTATTTTTTAATCTTAATGGAGTATGGCTAGCTTTACCTTTTTCGCAGATTATACTAATAGCATTGTTTATATTTATTTTTTATTATACAAATATAAAAGATAAAGATTTTATAAAAAATACAGTATATCAAAATGAATAGTTATAGGATAAATTAAATATATAGGATTTAAATAATATAAAGATTAATTATTATTTAAAGCCTATGTATTTTTAAAAAATTACTGAAGATATAAGCATTGATATAAGTTTTATTATTATTAAAATAGCCAAAGAAAATATTGCAGAAGTTAATATTAGTTTATTGGCTTTTTCTATATGTTCAGAATTTAAATCTTCTAAGTATTCTCCAACTAGTGGTCTGTCATATATTTCACCGTCTTTTATATATTCTCCTCCAAGTTCTATATTGAGTGCTCCTGCAACACTTGCTTCCAATCTTGCTTTATTATTTTTCCCGTCTCTTTTTAATGCCGTAAATGCATTTTTATATTCATATCTGAAGAATATAGATGTAATAATATTAATTAAAGATGTAAAGAATGAAGGTATTATATTTAATATATAGCATAATTTGATATTAAATATTCCGAATATATCATTACTTTTATTTTCATCTATGTATATAGTATCAGAAGAACTTTCAGAAAGTACATATATGACTTTATAGGCTATACAAAGAGGGGCACCTCCCAATAACAAAAATATAGCCGGATATATATAATCTTCTGAAATACTTATTATAGTATATTCTATAGTATTTTTTACTACTTGTTCTTCTTCTATATCTTCAGTATCAATTTCTGCATTTTCTTTTAAAAGTGATTTTGCCTTTTTTAAATCATTTGTAGTCAAGCTATGATATATATATGAGCTTATTTCTAAAGGTTTTCTAATTCCCAATGTCATATAACATAGAGCAAGCTCAATTATCAGACCTAGTATGAAATGCACTTTATATAAAAGCATTAAAAGAAAGAAAGGAATTAAAAAAGATATAGCTATGAGTATTAAAGAAGATAGTATTCCTACTGTATATGTCAATATTTTATTTTCAGGATTTCCTTTTTTTCTAAATAAATCTTCTGATATAAAATGAAGTCTTGATATAAAAACAAAAGGATCAAATTTTACATTTTTGATAAATATATTTAAAAGAAAAGATATAGGCAGTATTAATAATATTCTCATGTTGCTTATTCCAATAAAAGTTATTACTAATAATCATCGTAAAATTATAACTTTTCTATAATACTTATATTATTTTTCTCATCTATTTCTGTATAATATCCGCATCCATTTTGTAAAAGATAATCATAAAATCCCAATTTCTGCTTATCAAATCTGCTGAATATAGACATAATAACTCCTCCATGACTGACTATAGCAGTATAATCTAAATTATTTTTTTTCATATCTTCTATAATATAGAGATATGCTTTTTCTGTTCTGCTAAAGAAATTTTCGGAAGTTTCTCCATTAGGTACATTGCTTTTCCAATTAGTTCTAAAAAACTCTTTATAATAAGGATTATTTTTTAATTCATCATGATTTTTTCCTTCAAAATCTCCGAAACTTCTTTCTCTTAAATCATTCAAAACCTCTTTTTGCATATCACTAAAGTATATATCAGCGGTTTCTAAGCATCTTTTTAATGGACTGCAATACAATTTCTCTACAGGTTTATAATTATCTATTATTTTTTTTCTATCATTTAAAGCTTTTTTTCCATCTTCGCATAATGGAGCATCTGTAGATCCCAGCCATCTTCCTTCAGCATTTAATTGAGTTTGCCCATGTCGTATAAATAGTATTTTCATAATGATAACTCCTAGCTTTAAAATAATTTTCCATAAATTTTTAACATTAATATTGACATTATAATAGCAGTTTATTTTTTTTCAATAATATTATTTTTGTAATAGTAAATTTATGTAAAAATATTATGTAATTATATAAACATTATTGACAAATAAAGCAATAGATTATAGAATAGGTAAAATATCTAATTTTGGCTTAATTTATGACAACACAACACAACACAACACAACACAACACAACACAACACAACACAACACAACACAACACAACACAACACAACACAACACAACACAACACAACACAACACAACACAACACAACACAACACAACACAACACAACACAACACAACACAACACAACACAACACAACACAACACAACACAACACAACACAACACAACACTAATATTTCTATTTTTTAATAAAATCAATCTTTATTTTTTAGCTATAAAAACATATTCCCATAATATTATCTTCATCAATATAAAAAAACACTATTTATTAATATCTTGTATGAAAAATAATTAATATAAATATTTTAGGAGAATTATATGAAAAAACTATTATTTATTATTTTATTGATTATAAGTTTATTTATTTTATCTTGTAAAGATAAAATAACAAATCCTTTTAATAATTCAATTGGAATAACTGTTAATCCTTATGGTGTGACACCGTTATCAGCAGTTTATACTACTGAAACAGTTAATACTACTCCTGTAACAGTAAAAGTAAAAGGCTTGTATGGAGAACCTGATATAATACATACTTACCCTGCAGGTTACGGCAGAGAGTTTGAAATACATGGTATGTTTCCAGAATCTATGAATACTATTGAAATTAATGATAGCGGAAGAATTATAACTAAAAATGTTTATGTAGGATCTTTACCAGATGGAATACAAAAAAAATATGATGTTGAGATTAATAATTTACCGGAAGAAAAATATCCTAATAATCCAAATTTATATTTTGTTAGTAGTATTTCTTATAGTGGTTGGTATTTGAAAGGTACATTAGGTATATCTGATAATGGATATATAAGGTATATCAACACAATTACTTCATACTTTTCAAAAGTATATATAAAATAATAAAAAAATATCATTTTTTGATAATCAGAATGGAGGAGATCCAAACGCTGGATTATACGGTTTACTATGTAATAGAATTATAAAATATCCAACTTCATCTCATCATGATGTTATAAAAGTTAATAATAATTATATTTATTTATCCGATTCAACTTGGGGATCAGAGGATAAATTAGTAGAAATGAATAGTTCGGGTTCTAAAGTAAGAGAATTAAGTTTTGGAAAATTAATACAAAATGCATTAGACTTAAAAACATATCCTAATGATGCAAATATATTCAATCAAATAGTATTTGGGGAAGATGTAAATAATATATATAATGTAAGCGGGCAGCAAAAATCTATAGATTGGTTTCATGCTAATTCATTAGTTTATGATTCTTCTACTGATATTCTTTATGTGTCTTCAAGACATAGAGGAGTATTGGCAATAGATTATAGTGAATGGAAATTAATATGGTGGATGGCTGATGAAACATTAGCTACAGTTGGGTTACCATATAATACATATTTTAAAGATTTAAAATCCCTAGATGCTTATAGGGTAAAAGATGATGGAATGAATGATGGACCTAAAAATCAGCATGCTTTATTTTTACTTGCTAATGGTAATTTAGGTATGTTTGATAATCAGGGAGATGAAGTAACTAATCCTAATGGTTCGAGATATGTAGAATACAAAATAACAGGTACACATGGTAATTATACCGCTCAAAAAGTTTATGAGTATAGAGATACTTCTTTATATTCTAGAACTATGTCAGATGTAGATTTTACAGGAGAAAATTATCAGAATTTATTAATTACATATGCCAATATTGGAACGATTATTGAAGTAGGAAAAAATACTAAAAATGTTTTATTTAGATTAGGTTTACCTTTTCAAACATATAGAGCAGATAAGATGCCTTTATATTATGATGAAGGAAGAGTTTATTCAGAGGACTGTAACTTGAAAAATCCTAATTAATTTAATTATTAATTATAATTTTATAAAATGAAATTGAGGCTTGATTACATTAATGTAGTTGAGCCTTTTTTATTTTTATGATCTATTATTAATTGTATAATTAATTTTCTAATAATATATTTATATTTCATATTTAAATAAAATGTAAGTCTATATCATATTAAAATAAAATTTTATATAGGTCTGGTATGTATGAAAAATACTGTAAAAATCAATTGACAATTTATCGAATTTGAGTTATAATCAATAACTGTACAAAAACTAACAAAATTTAAAAAATAGGGTATGTGTATGAATTATGAAATATTAGCTGAAAATGTCCGCTTTTTTACAATATCAGCGGCAATACTCACATTAGCTTTCG
It encodes the following:
- a CDS encoding cobalamin biosynthesis protein CobD/CbiB; the encoded protein is MRILLILPISFLLNIFIKNVKFDPFVFISRLHFISEDLFRKKGNPENKILTYTVGILSSLILIAISFLIPFFLLMLLYKVHFILGLIIELALCYMTLGIRKPLEISSYIYHSLTTNDLKKAKSLLKENAEIDTEDIEEEQVVKNTIEYTIISISEDYIYPAIFLLLGGAPLCIAYKVIYVLSESSSDTIYIDENKSNDIFGIFNIKLCYILNIIPSFFTSLINIITSIFFRYEYKNAFTALKRDGKNNKARLEASVAGALNIELGGEYIKDGEIYDRPLVGEYLEDLNSEHIEKANKLILTSAIFSLAILIIIKLISMLISSVIF
- a CDS encoding histidine phosphatase family protein, which translates into the protein MKILFIRHGQTQLNAEGRWLGSTDAPLCEDGKKALNDRKKIIDNYKPVEKLYCSPLKRCLETADIYFSDMQKEVLNDLRERSFGDFEGKNHDELKNNPYYKEFFRTNWKSNVPNGETSENFFSRTEKAYLYIIEDMKKNNLDYTAIVSHGGVIMSIFSRFDKQKLGFYDYLLQNGCGYYTEIDEKNNISIIEKL